One Halichoerus grypus chromosome 1, mHalGry1.hap1.1, whole genome shotgun sequence genomic region harbors:
- the BTD gene encoding biotinidase isoform X3 — protein sequence MPSRFTVCVMSGAGLQLVLFLCGCSVVALGVHAEEPRVAGHHEAEHYMAAVYEHQSILTPDPLALVSRQQALELMNQNLDIYEQQVVIAAQKGVQIIVFPEDGIHGFNFTRTSVYPFLDFMPSPRLVRWNPCLEPHRFNDTEVLQRLSCMAIKGDMFVVANLGTKQPCHSNDPGCPKDGRYQFNTNVVFSNNGTLVDRYRKHNLYFEAAFDAPLKVDHIIFDTPFAGKFGIFTCFDILFFDPAIILLRDSEVKHIVYPTAWMNQLPLLAAIQIQRAFAIAFGINFLAANIHHPSLGMTGSGIHSPLKSFWHHDMEGSGGHLIIAQVAKNPLGLIGTENATEKMDPSHSKFLELLAGDPYCEKDAQEVHCDRATEWNMNAPPTFHSEMMYDHFTLVPVWGREGYLRVCANGLCCHLLYQRPTLSKELYALGVFDGLHTVHGTYYVQACALVKCGGLGFDTCGQEITEATGRFEFHLWGNFSTSYVFPLLLTSGMTLETPDQFGWENDYSFLRKRGLSSGLVTAALYGRLYERD from the exons ATTTACAGTCTGCGTTATGTCTGGGGCCGGCCTCCAGCTTGTTCTTTTCCTCTGTGGCTGTTCCGTGGTTGCCCTGGGAGTCCACGCCGAGGAGCCCCGCGTGGCCGGTCACCATGAGGCTGAACACTACATGGCCGCCGTGTACGAGCACCAGTCGATCTTGACTCCCGACCCTCTGGCTCTCGTGAGCCGCCAGCAGGCCTTGGAGCTGATGAACCAGAACCTCGACATCTATGAACAGCAAGTGGTGATCGCAGCCCAAAAG GGCGTACAGATTATAGTGTTTCCAGAAGATGGCATTCATGGATTCAACTTTACAAGAACATCTGTTTACCCATTTTTGGACTTCATGCCATCTCCCCGGTTGGTCAGGTGGAACCCGTGCCTGGAGCCCCACCGATTCAATGACACGGAG gtccTCCAGCGCCTGAGCTGTATGGCCATCAAGGGAGATATGTTCGTGGTGGCCAATCTTGGGACGAAGCAGCCTTGTCATAGCAATGACCCAGGGTGCCCAAAGGATGGAAGATACCAGTTTAACACGAATGTCGTGTTCAGCAATAATGGAACCCTTGTTGACCGCTACCGCAAACACAACCTCTACTTTGAGGCAGCTTTTGATGCCCCTCTCAAAGTGGATCACATCATCTTCGATACGCCCTTTGCTGGCAAATTTGGCATCTTCACCTGCTTCGATATATTGTTCTTCGACCCTGCCATTATTCTCCTCAGAGACTCTGAGGTGAAGCACATCGTGTACCCGACTGCCTGGATGAACCAGCTCCCACTCTTGGCAGCCATTCAGATTCAGAGAGCTTTTGCCATTGCTTTTGGCATCAACTTTCTAGCTGCTAACATCCACCACCCATCTCTGGGGATGACCGGAAGTGGTATACACAGCCCTCTGAAGTCCTTTTGGCACCATGACATGGAAGGCTCCGGAGGTCATCTTATAATTGCACAAGTAGCCAAAAATCCACTGGGTCTCATTGGTACAGAGAACGCCACGGAGAAAATGGACCCATCCCATAGTAAGTTTTTAGAACTCTTGGCAGGCGATCCATACTGTGAAAAGGATGCTCAGGAAGTCCACTGTGACAGAGCTACTGAATGGAACATGAACGCTCCTCCCACATTTCACTCTGAGATGATGTATGATCATTTCACCCTGGTCCCTGTGTGGGGAAGGGAAGGCTACCTCCGTGTCTGTGCAAATGGCCTCTGCTGTCATTTGCTTTACCAGAGGCCTACTTTGTCCAAGGAGCTGTACGCCCTGGGGGTCTTTGATGGTCTTCACACTGTGCATGGCACTTACTACGTTCAAGCTTGCGCCCTGGTCAAGTGTGGGGGTCTTGGCTTTGACACCTGTGGGCAGGAGATCACAGAGGCCACAGGGAGATTTGAGTTTCACCTGTGGGGGAACTTCAGTACTTCCTAtgtctttcctctgcttcttacCTCAGGGATGACCCTGGAAACCCCTGATCAGTTTGGCTGGGAGAATGACTACTCTTTCCTGAGGAAGAGGGGGCTGTCTTCTGGCCTGGTGACGGCAGCTCTATACGGGCGGCTGTATGAGAGGGACTAG
- the BTD gene encoding biotinidase isoform X1, whose protein sequence is MQTFSSGPRAFGPVCPPSASSLGDLGCASSWLLHGRKFTVCVMSGAGLQLVLFLCGCSVVALGVHAEEPRVAGHHEAEHYMAAVYEHQSILTPDPLALVSRQQALELMNQNLDIYEQQVVIAAQKGVQIIVFPEDGIHGFNFTRTSVYPFLDFMPSPRLVRWNPCLEPHRFNDTEVLQRLSCMAIKGDMFVVANLGTKQPCHSNDPGCPKDGRYQFNTNVVFSNNGTLVDRYRKHNLYFEAAFDAPLKVDHIIFDTPFAGKFGIFTCFDILFFDPAIILLRDSEVKHIVYPTAWMNQLPLLAAIQIQRAFAIAFGINFLAANIHHPSLGMTGSGIHSPLKSFWHHDMEGSGGHLIIAQVAKNPLGLIGTENATEKMDPSHSKFLELLAGDPYCEKDAQEVHCDRATEWNMNAPPTFHSEMMYDHFTLVPVWGREGYLRVCANGLCCHLLYQRPTLSKELYALGVFDGLHTVHGTYYVQACALVKCGGLGFDTCGQEITEATGRFEFHLWGNFSTSYVFPLLLTSGMTLETPDQFGWENDYSFLRKRGLSSGLVTAALYGRLYERD, encoded by the exons ATTTACAGTCTGCGTTATGTCTGGGGCCGGCCTCCAGCTTGTTCTTTTCCTCTGTGGCTGTTCCGTGGTTGCCCTGGGAGTCCACGCCGAGGAGCCCCGCGTGGCCGGTCACCATGAGGCTGAACACTACATGGCCGCCGTGTACGAGCACCAGTCGATCTTGACTCCCGACCCTCTGGCTCTCGTGAGCCGCCAGCAGGCCTTGGAGCTGATGAACCAGAACCTCGACATCTATGAACAGCAAGTGGTGATCGCAGCCCAAAAG GGCGTACAGATTATAGTGTTTCCAGAAGATGGCATTCATGGATTCAACTTTACAAGAACATCTGTTTACCCATTTTTGGACTTCATGCCATCTCCCCGGTTGGTCAGGTGGAACCCGTGCCTGGAGCCCCACCGATTCAATGACACGGAG gtccTCCAGCGCCTGAGCTGTATGGCCATCAAGGGAGATATGTTCGTGGTGGCCAATCTTGGGACGAAGCAGCCTTGTCATAGCAATGACCCAGGGTGCCCAAAGGATGGAAGATACCAGTTTAACACGAATGTCGTGTTCAGCAATAATGGAACCCTTGTTGACCGCTACCGCAAACACAACCTCTACTTTGAGGCAGCTTTTGATGCCCCTCTCAAAGTGGATCACATCATCTTCGATACGCCCTTTGCTGGCAAATTTGGCATCTTCACCTGCTTCGATATATTGTTCTTCGACCCTGCCATTATTCTCCTCAGAGACTCTGAGGTGAAGCACATCGTGTACCCGACTGCCTGGATGAACCAGCTCCCACTCTTGGCAGCCATTCAGATTCAGAGAGCTTTTGCCATTGCTTTTGGCATCAACTTTCTAGCTGCTAACATCCACCACCCATCTCTGGGGATGACCGGAAGTGGTATACACAGCCCTCTGAAGTCCTTTTGGCACCATGACATGGAAGGCTCCGGAGGTCATCTTATAATTGCACAAGTAGCCAAAAATCCACTGGGTCTCATTGGTACAGAGAACGCCACGGAGAAAATGGACCCATCCCATAGTAAGTTTTTAGAACTCTTGGCAGGCGATCCATACTGTGAAAAGGATGCTCAGGAAGTCCACTGTGACAGAGCTACTGAATGGAACATGAACGCTCCTCCCACATTTCACTCTGAGATGATGTATGATCATTTCACCCTGGTCCCTGTGTGGGGAAGGGAAGGCTACCTCCGTGTCTGTGCAAATGGCCTCTGCTGTCATTTGCTTTACCAGAGGCCTACTTTGTCCAAGGAGCTGTACGCCCTGGGGGTCTTTGATGGTCTTCACACTGTGCATGGCACTTACTACGTTCAAGCTTGCGCCCTGGTCAAGTGTGGGGGTCTTGGCTTTGACACCTGTGGGCAGGAGATCACAGAGGCCACAGGGAGATTTGAGTTTCACCTGTGGGGGAACTTCAGTACTTCCTAtgtctttcctctgcttcttacCTCAGGGATGACCCTGGAAACCCCTGATCAGTTTGGCTGGGAGAATGACTACTCTTTCCTGAGGAAGAGGGGGCTGTCTTCTGGCCTGGTGACGGCAGCTCTATACGGGCGGCTGTATGAGAGGGACTAG
- the BTD gene encoding biotinidase isoform X2 — MQTLFTVCVMSGAGLQLVLFLCGCSVVALGVHAEEPRVAGHHEAEHYMAAVYEHQSILTPDPLALVSRQQALELMNQNLDIYEQQVVIAAQKGVQIIVFPEDGIHGFNFTRTSVYPFLDFMPSPRLVRWNPCLEPHRFNDTEVLQRLSCMAIKGDMFVVANLGTKQPCHSNDPGCPKDGRYQFNTNVVFSNNGTLVDRYRKHNLYFEAAFDAPLKVDHIIFDTPFAGKFGIFTCFDILFFDPAIILLRDSEVKHIVYPTAWMNQLPLLAAIQIQRAFAIAFGINFLAANIHHPSLGMTGSGIHSPLKSFWHHDMEGSGGHLIIAQVAKNPLGLIGTENATEKMDPSHSKFLELLAGDPYCEKDAQEVHCDRATEWNMNAPPTFHSEMMYDHFTLVPVWGREGYLRVCANGLCCHLLYQRPTLSKELYALGVFDGLHTVHGTYYVQACALVKCGGLGFDTCGQEITEATGRFEFHLWGNFSTSYVFPLLLTSGMTLETPDQFGWENDYSFLRKRGLSSGLVTAALYGRLYERD, encoded by the exons ATTTACAGTCTGCGTTATGTCTGGGGCCGGCCTCCAGCTTGTTCTTTTCCTCTGTGGCTGTTCCGTGGTTGCCCTGGGAGTCCACGCCGAGGAGCCCCGCGTGGCCGGTCACCATGAGGCTGAACACTACATGGCCGCCGTGTACGAGCACCAGTCGATCTTGACTCCCGACCCTCTGGCTCTCGTGAGCCGCCAGCAGGCCTTGGAGCTGATGAACCAGAACCTCGACATCTATGAACAGCAAGTGGTGATCGCAGCCCAAAAG GGCGTACAGATTATAGTGTTTCCAGAAGATGGCATTCATGGATTCAACTTTACAAGAACATCTGTTTACCCATTTTTGGACTTCATGCCATCTCCCCGGTTGGTCAGGTGGAACCCGTGCCTGGAGCCCCACCGATTCAATGACACGGAG gtccTCCAGCGCCTGAGCTGTATGGCCATCAAGGGAGATATGTTCGTGGTGGCCAATCTTGGGACGAAGCAGCCTTGTCATAGCAATGACCCAGGGTGCCCAAAGGATGGAAGATACCAGTTTAACACGAATGTCGTGTTCAGCAATAATGGAACCCTTGTTGACCGCTACCGCAAACACAACCTCTACTTTGAGGCAGCTTTTGATGCCCCTCTCAAAGTGGATCACATCATCTTCGATACGCCCTTTGCTGGCAAATTTGGCATCTTCACCTGCTTCGATATATTGTTCTTCGACCCTGCCATTATTCTCCTCAGAGACTCTGAGGTGAAGCACATCGTGTACCCGACTGCCTGGATGAACCAGCTCCCACTCTTGGCAGCCATTCAGATTCAGAGAGCTTTTGCCATTGCTTTTGGCATCAACTTTCTAGCTGCTAACATCCACCACCCATCTCTGGGGATGACCGGAAGTGGTATACACAGCCCTCTGAAGTCCTTTTGGCACCATGACATGGAAGGCTCCGGAGGTCATCTTATAATTGCACAAGTAGCCAAAAATCCACTGGGTCTCATTGGTACAGAGAACGCCACGGAGAAAATGGACCCATCCCATAGTAAGTTTTTAGAACTCTTGGCAGGCGATCCATACTGTGAAAAGGATGCTCAGGAAGTCCACTGTGACAGAGCTACTGAATGGAACATGAACGCTCCTCCCACATTTCACTCTGAGATGATGTATGATCATTTCACCCTGGTCCCTGTGTGGGGAAGGGAAGGCTACCTCCGTGTCTGTGCAAATGGCCTCTGCTGTCATTTGCTTTACCAGAGGCCTACTTTGTCCAAGGAGCTGTACGCCCTGGGGGTCTTTGATGGTCTTCACACTGTGCATGGCACTTACTACGTTCAAGCTTGCGCCCTGGTCAAGTGTGGGGGTCTTGGCTTTGACACCTGTGGGCAGGAGATCACAGAGGCCACAGGGAGATTTGAGTTTCACCTGTGGGGGAACTTCAGTACTTCCTAtgtctttcctctgcttcttacCTCAGGGATGACCCTGGAAACCCCTGATCAGTTTGGCTGGGAGAATGACTACTCTTTCCTGAGGAAGAGGGGGCTGTCTTCTGGCCTGGTGACGGCAGCTCTATACGGGCGGCTGTATGAGAGGGACTAG